AATACCCACTGATCCTGCTTCTACCCGCAAGCGTGGCTGATCTCTTCTAGGCATAGCTATCTTTTCATTAACCTCTCCCATGTAAGCAAAGCCCGGCACAAAGCCAATCATGTATACACGGTATGTCTGTGTCGTGTGTAGCGCTACTACATACTCAGTAGTCATCGCTTTTGCACTGGCCAAGGCTTGTAAGTCGGGCGCATAGGTATCACTGTAACATACAGGCACTTTAACCAGGCGCGATGCCTGGTAGCTTTCTACTTCTAAAGAAGCAAGTGTATTTTCCAAAAGCACTTCCATGGCATGTGCCGGTGTTAGATCGTCATGAATAAGTTGCTGCACTTGTACTACATCATAATAAATGGTGAGTGATGCGTAGGCAGGTACTATATCTAACAAAAAGGGCAGCTTCAGTTCCCGTAATTTTTCGAAAAGCGCTAATACCCGTTTGTTTATCGCTGCATCTATTACATTGCCAAAATCGAGGGTCAATGCTGTTTCGCCTAGCGGATAGATGGTATATGACTTCTGTTGTTCGGGCATAGGAGGATGCGTTTATGAATGTACCACAATTCAAGAGAAGAAAGGAATGATTGGAAGGAAAAGCTACGAGCCTTGAGCTATGAGCTGCGAGAGGAGTCCACAGTCGACAGACGACAGTCCACAGGAAGAGAGAACCAGGATTATAAGATTGGAAAGGATTAGAAGGAGAAGGAGAAGGTTGACAGGTTAACAAGTTGAAAAGTTGATAAGGAAGCTAAGCGTTTAAAAGAGAGGAAGGAGAAAAGGAGGAAAATATTGAACAAGGAACAAGGAATGATGAATAATGAGTGATGAGTAAGGAGAGAGGGAATATTCAATGCTCAATTATCAATGTTCAAGGCACAAGGGAAATGTGGTGCGGGTAGATATCCCATATCTTGAAGATATGGGATATCGAGAAGAGGGAATTTACTAAGATTGTTTACATCACTATCGTTTTGCCATGATCTGGCCGCGCACCTCGCCATTGGCATTCGTTGCTGTACCTAATGTGTAATACCATCTGCCGGCCAGCAAATCGGCTTCCTGCGCATCGGTCAGGATCATATTTCCAGTGTACGTACCAGCAGCTGTGGTATTAGTACCTAAGGTCCAGGCAGAGCCTACCATTGTCCCCGATTGACCACTAGCGCCCATGTAAAAACCTGCTTTGGTTGGTCCACCCGTTAGCCCAGTCCACGTGCTTGTGTATGACAACTGATTGGTGCCGGTATTGTATGTACCCGTAATTGTACCCGAGCCTGTACCAGTTACAGCAGGTACCATCT
This genomic interval from Flavisolibacter tropicus contains the following:
- a CDS encoding CHRD domain-containing protein, whose protein sequence is MKGTRSFSGKLMTAAFAALSVFAFSSCKGDLGEMDDTGTTYTISGNAAGSQMVPAVTGTGSGTITGTYNTGTNQLSYTSTWTGLTGGPTKAGFYMGASGQSGTMVGSAWTLGTNTTAAGTYTGNMILTDAQEADLLAGRWYYTLGTATNANGEVRGQIMAKR
- the pxpB gene encoding 5-oxoprolinase subunit PxpB, producing MPEQQKSYTIYPLGETALTLDFGNVIDAAINKRVLALFEKLRELKLPFLLDIVPAYASLTIYYDVVQVQQLIHDDLTPAHAMEVLLENTLASLEVESYQASRLVKVPVCYSDTYAPDLQALASAKAMTTEYVVALHTTQTYRVYMIGFVPGFAYMGEVNEKIAMPRRDQPRLRVEAGSVGIAGRQTGIYPFTTPGGWQIIGRTPLKLFDLHQKEPTLLQPGDEVQFYSITEDEFESYKGRTA